From Passer domesticus isolate bPasDom1 chromosome 8, bPasDom1.hap1, whole genome shotgun sequence, a single genomic window includes:
- the VWA2 gene encoding von Willebrand factor A domain-containing protein 2 isoform X8 has translation MIQFSSTPHLEFPLDSYLTKEEVKERIKKTVFRGGSTETGQALKYILHKGFPGGRNSSVPEVLIIISDGKSQGSTARPAMQVKERHITVFAVGIKFPRWEELQVLASEPPERHLLFAGDADDAANGLYSTLGDPVCTATAPGCKVESHPCERRSLETVKELAGSYVCWKGSKQPNAVQASLCPFTRWKRVLIKHPSRCFRTVCPDPCDSQPCQNGGTCVPEGLDRFHCLCLLGYAGDIHCAAKLSLECSVDLLFLMDSSAGVTLEGFLRFKAFLKRFLQAVVAQDSPMSVGVAQYDDDVKVPIELGQHKDALSLTKSIDALNFSGGRTLTGRALQYIAQHGFRSTPVFADVQDDLPRVVVLLTDSKSQDSVAEATKYAKDQNIFLIGIGSSFMRAELTTVTGNPQQTIVYSDPQDLFNRMPELQRKICSVGNPEGCQAQSLDLAFALDASSGVGLENFLRLRRFVRSSSLHFIINRDVTQIALVAYGSRAHTAFALDTHTSSSAVLQAIDQVPFLGDSASAGSALLHVYSDVMTVQKGARPGVNKVLVLLTNGGGMQDAAAPAQQLRHNGILVFVVVIGDTERDTLLRVAGSPSYLLHISSYEDLQYYQGLIIERICEEARSPVNLCKPNPCMNQGVCILGPGSYRCECHGWEGPHCETRVLRGDSPRSPALPPRSHVQWSPRGLQHFSRALQHSKRQMDQRH, from the exons AGGTGGGAGCACAGAGACTGGTCAGGCTCTGAAGTACATTCTCCACAAGGGTTTCCCTGGTGGCAGAAACTCAAGTGTCCCTGAAGTCCTGATCATAATTTCGGATGGAAAgtcccagggcagcactgcaaGGCCTGCAATGCAGGTGAAGGAGAGACACATCACAGTTTTTGCTGTGGGAATCAAGTTTCCAAG gtgggaggagctgcaggtgctggccAGCGAGCCCCCTGAGCGGCACCTGCTCTTTGCTGGAGATGCTGACGATGCTGCCAACGGCCTGTACAGCACCTTGGGTGACCCTGTCTGCACTGCCactgctccag GCTGCAAAGTTGAGTCCCACCCTTGTGAACGCAGGAGCCTGGAGACTGTGAAAGAGCTGGCTGGCAGCTATGTGTGTTGGAAAGGCTCAAAGCAGCCCAATGCAGTGCAGGCCTCACTGTGCCCTTTCACCAG GTGGAAGCGAGTCTTGATAAAACACCCATCCAGATGTTTCCGAACTGTATGTCCAG ACCCTTGTGACTCCCAGCCATGCCAGAATGGTGGCACGTGTGTCCCAGAGGGACTGGACAGATTCCActgcctctgcctgctgggCTACGCAGGAGACATCCACTGTG CAGCAAAGCTGAGCCTCGAGTGCAGTGTGGATCTCCTTTTCCTGATGGACAGCTCAGCAGGGGTCACACTGGAAGGGTTCCTGCGCTTCAAGGCCTTCCTCAAGAGATTCCTCCAGGCTGTGGTGGCCCAGGACTCGCCAATGAGCGTGGGGGTGGCCCAGTATGATGATGATGTGAAGGTACCCATTGAACTGGGCCAACACAAGGACGCACTCAGTCTCACAAAGAGCATTGATGCCTTGAATTTCAGTGGAGGGAGAACCCTCacaggcagagccctgcagtACATTGCACAGCACGGTTTTAGGAGCACCCCAGTCTTTGCAGATGTGCAGGATGATCTCCCACGTGTGGTTGTCCTGCTCACTGACTCCAAGTCCCAGGATTCAGTGGCAGAAGCCACTAAGTATGCGAAGGACCAAAATATCTTCTTGATTGGCATAGGCAGCAGCTTCATGAGAGCAGAGCTGACCACAGTGACTGGCAATCCACAGCAGACCATTGTCTACTCAGACCCTCAGGACCTCTTCAACAGgatgccagagctgcagagaaaaaTCTGCAGTGTGGGCAATCCTGAAG gctgccaggcccagtCTCTTGATTTGGCATTTGCCCTGGATGCCTCGTCTGGAGTTGGCCTGGAGAACTTTCTGCGTCTGAGGCGCTttgtcaggagcagctctttgCACTTCATCATCAACCGGGACGTCACCCAAATTGCCCTGGTGGCCTATGGCAGCAGAGCTCACACTGCGTTTGCCTTGGACACCCAcacaagcagctctgctgttctCCAGGCCATCGACCAGGTGCCCTTCCTTGGGgactcagcctctgctggcagtgccTTGCTGCATGTTTACAGCGACGTAATGACTGTGCAGAAGGGAGCAAGACCTGGTGTCAAcaaggtgctggtgctgctcacCAACGGAGGGGGCATGCAGGatgcagctgccccagctcagcagctgaggCACAATGGCATCTTGGTGTTTGTGGTTGTCAttggggacacagagagggacaCGCTGCTGAGGGTTGCTGGGTCTCCCAGCTACCTGCTCCACATCTCCTCCTATGAAGACCTGCAGTATTACCAAGGCCTTATCATCGAGAGGATCTGTGAAG AAGCCAGAAGCCCTGTGAACCTGTGCAAGCCCAACCCCTGCATGAACCAGGGCGTGTGCATCCTCGGGCCGGGCAGCTACCGCTGCGAGTGCCAcggctgggagggaccccactGCGAGACCA GAGTTCTCCGGGGGGATTCTCCAAGGtctccagcccttcctccaCGTTCCCATGTGCAGTGGAGTCCAAGGGGTTTGCAGCACTTCTCCAGAGCCCTCCAGCACAGCAAAAGGCAAATGGATCAGAGGCATTGA
- the VWA2 gene encoding von Willebrand factor A domain-containing protein 2 isoform X9: MSKSSGYCTNFKNTLLGGSTETGQALKYILHKGFPGGRNSSVPEVLIIISDGKSQGSTARPAMQVKERHITVFAVGIKFPRWEELQVLASEPPERHLLFAGDADDAANGLYSTLGDPVCTATAPGCKVESHPCERRSLETVKELAGSYVCWKGSKQPNAVQASLCPFTRWKRVLIKHPSRCFRTVCPDPCDSQPCQNGGTCVPEGLDRFHCLCLLGYAGDIHCAAKLSLECSVDLLFLMDSSAGVTLEGFLRFKAFLKRFLQAVVAQDSPMSVGVAQYDDDVKVPIELGQHKDALSLTKSIDALNFSGGRTLTGRALQYIAQHGFRSTPVFADVQDDLPRVVVLLTDSKSQDSVAEATKYAKDQNIFLIGIGSSFMRAELTTVTGNPQQTIVYSDPQDLFNRMPELQRKICSVGNPEGCQAQSLDLAFALDASSGVGLENFLRLRRFVRSSSLHFIINRDVTQIALVAYGSRAHTAFALDTHTSSSAVLQAIDQVPFLGDSASAGSALLHVYSDVMTVQKGARPGVNKVLVLLTNGGGMQDAAAPAQQLRHNGILVFVVVIGDTERDTLLRVAGSPSYLLHISSYEDLQYYQGLIIERICEEARSPVNLCKPNPCMNQGVCILGPGSYRCECHGWEGPHCETRVLRGDSPRSPALPPRSHVQWSPRGLQHFSRALQHSKRQMDQRH, from the exons ATGTCCAAGAGTTCTGGTTACTGCACCAATTTCAAAAACACCCTGTT AGGTGGGAGCACAGAGACTGGTCAGGCTCTGAAGTACATTCTCCACAAGGGTTTCCCTGGTGGCAGAAACTCAAGTGTCCCTGAAGTCCTGATCATAATTTCGGATGGAAAgtcccagggcagcactgcaaGGCCTGCAATGCAGGTGAAGGAGAGACACATCACAGTTTTTGCTGTGGGAATCAAGTTTCCAAG gtgggaggagctgcaggtgctggccAGCGAGCCCCCTGAGCGGCACCTGCTCTTTGCTGGAGATGCTGACGATGCTGCCAACGGCCTGTACAGCACCTTGGGTGACCCTGTCTGCACTGCCactgctccag GCTGCAAAGTTGAGTCCCACCCTTGTGAACGCAGGAGCCTGGAGACTGTGAAAGAGCTGGCTGGCAGCTATGTGTGTTGGAAAGGCTCAAAGCAGCCCAATGCAGTGCAGGCCTCACTGTGCCCTTTCACCAG GTGGAAGCGAGTCTTGATAAAACACCCATCCAGATGTTTCCGAACTGTATGTCCAG ACCCTTGTGACTCCCAGCCATGCCAGAATGGTGGCACGTGTGTCCCAGAGGGACTGGACAGATTCCActgcctctgcctgctgggCTACGCAGGAGACATCCACTGTG CAGCAAAGCTGAGCCTCGAGTGCAGTGTGGATCTCCTTTTCCTGATGGACAGCTCAGCAGGGGTCACACTGGAAGGGTTCCTGCGCTTCAAGGCCTTCCTCAAGAGATTCCTCCAGGCTGTGGTGGCCCAGGACTCGCCAATGAGCGTGGGGGTGGCCCAGTATGATGATGATGTGAAGGTACCCATTGAACTGGGCCAACACAAGGACGCACTCAGTCTCACAAAGAGCATTGATGCCTTGAATTTCAGTGGAGGGAGAACCCTCacaggcagagccctgcagtACATTGCACAGCACGGTTTTAGGAGCACCCCAGTCTTTGCAGATGTGCAGGATGATCTCCCACGTGTGGTTGTCCTGCTCACTGACTCCAAGTCCCAGGATTCAGTGGCAGAAGCCACTAAGTATGCGAAGGACCAAAATATCTTCTTGATTGGCATAGGCAGCAGCTTCATGAGAGCAGAGCTGACCACAGTGACTGGCAATCCACAGCAGACCATTGTCTACTCAGACCCTCAGGACCTCTTCAACAGgatgccagagctgcagagaaaaaTCTGCAGTGTGGGCAATCCTGAAG gctgccaggcccagtCTCTTGATTTGGCATTTGCCCTGGATGCCTCGTCTGGAGTTGGCCTGGAGAACTTTCTGCGTCTGAGGCGCTttgtcaggagcagctctttgCACTTCATCATCAACCGGGACGTCACCCAAATTGCCCTGGTGGCCTATGGCAGCAGAGCTCACACTGCGTTTGCCTTGGACACCCAcacaagcagctctgctgttctCCAGGCCATCGACCAGGTGCCCTTCCTTGGGgactcagcctctgctggcagtgccTTGCTGCATGTTTACAGCGACGTAATGACTGTGCAGAAGGGAGCAAGACCTGGTGTCAAcaaggtgctggtgctgctcacCAACGGAGGGGGCATGCAGGatgcagctgccccagctcagcagctgaggCACAATGGCATCTTGGTGTTTGTGGTTGTCAttggggacacagagagggacaCGCTGCTGAGGGTTGCTGGGTCTCCCAGCTACCTGCTCCACATCTCCTCCTATGAAGACCTGCAGTATTACCAAGGCCTTATCATCGAGAGGATCTGTGAAG AAGCCAGAAGCCCTGTGAACCTGTGCAAGCCCAACCCCTGCATGAACCAGGGCGTGTGCATCCTCGGGCCGGGCAGCTACCGCTGCGAGTGCCAcggctgggagggaccccactGCGAGACCA GAGTTCTCCGGGGGGATTCTCCAAGGtctccagcccttcctccaCGTTCCCATGTGCAGTGGAGTCCAAGGGGTTTGCAGCACTTCTCCAGAGCCCTCCAGCACAGCAAAAGGCAAATGGATCAGAGGCATTGA